Proteins encoded in a region of the Solanum dulcamara chromosome 9, daSolDulc1.2, whole genome shotgun sequence genome:
- the LOC129902956 gene encoding uncharacterized protein LOC129902956 — MDVDSQQTMEETILVGDDLMMGPPSPVIPPEIASHVLEGVDLCDGILRNLFLCLQINDIEPFCQDEIALYRQCAERRDKELRQRLQASEQKLGMSMPLDQAKERAIQLESEITSLERRLILASGVEGMEGFRQRWSLHGRVTDTKRRLEALKGGMENRKKDETAESISTKKKWSFW, encoded by the exons ATGGATG TCGATTCACAGCAGACTATGGAGGAAACTATCCTGGTGGGTGATGATTTGATGATGGGCCCACCATCACCGGTCATTCCACCTGAGATAGCGTCTCATGTACTTGAAGGCGTTGATCTCTGTGACGGAATCTTGAGGAATCTGTTCCTCT GTTTACAAATCAATGATATCGAGCCATTCTGTCAGGATGAGATTGCTTTGTATCGCCAATGTGCAGAGAGAAGG GATAAGGAGCTCAGGCAACGCCTTCAAGCTAGTGAACAGAAATTAGGAATGTCAATGCCTCTAGATCAAGCAAAAGAAAGAGCCATTCAACTAGAATCAGAAATCACATCACTGGAGAG GCGCTTGATTTTGGCAAGTGGAGTTGAAGGTATGGAAGGTTTTCGGCAACGATGGAGTCTACATGGTCGCGTAACTGATACCAA GAGAAGGCTGGAGGCACTGAAGGGGGGAATGGAGAACAGAAAGAAGGATGAGACAGCAGAAAGTATCTCTACCAAGAAAAAATGGTCCTTCTGGTGA
- the LOC129903199 gene encoding flagellar radial spoke protein 5-like isoform X1, whose translation MGSTAISTQQAFCNLQKFTPLSYASSGRSIRSRRKLTVPIRCCSPTAAAEVAAAAVKENRREVLKNGDDKLEICRVLNGMWQTSGGWGRIDRNDAVEAMLNYADAGLSTFDMADHYGPAEDLYGIFINRVRRERPPELLETVRGLTKWVPPPVKMTRSFVSESIDVSRRRMDVASLDMLQFHWWDYSNPGFLDALKHLTDLKGEGKIKTIALTNFDTERLRIILENGIPVVSNQVQHSIVDMRPQQKMAELCQLTGVKLITYGTVMGGLLSEKFLDTNLTIPFAGPALNTPSLQKYKRMVDAWGGWSLFQELLRTLKTVANKHGVSIPTVAVRFILDQPAVAGSMIGVRLGLSQHIKDANAVFSLVLDEDDISNILQVTNKGRDLQKVIGDCGDEYRRA comes from the exons ATGGGGTCGACTGCCATTTCTACACAACAAGCATTCTGCAATCTCCAAAAattcactcctttaagctaCGCTAGCAGCGGTAGAAGTATAAGAAGTAGGCGAAAATTGACGGTGCCGATAAGGTGTTGCTCGCCGACCGCGGCGGCGGAGGTAGCGGCGGCGGCGGTGAAAGAAAACCGGCGGGAAGTGCTGAAGAATGGCGATGATAAGCTGGAAATATGCAGAGTACTGAATGGGATGTGGCAAACTAGTGGTGGATGGGGAAGAATCGATCGAAACGACGCCGTTGAAGCAATGCTTAATTATGCAGACGCTGGACTTTCTACTTTCGACATGGCTGACCACT ATGGACCTGCTGAAGATCTTTATGGCATCTTCATTAACAGAGTACGCAGAGAGCGCCCACCAGAACTTCTAGAAACTGTGAGAGG TCTTACCAAATGGGTGCCACCACCGGTCAAGATGACCCGCAGTTTTGTCAGTGAGAGCATTGATGTTTCAAGAAGAAGGATGGATGTTGCATCCTTGGACATGCTTCAATTTCATTG GTGGGACTACTCTAATCCTGGTTTCTTAGACGCACTAAAGCACCTCACAGATCTCAAAGGCGAAG GCAAGATTAAGACCATTGCTTTGACTAATTTTGACACCGAGAGATTAAGGATAATTCTGGAAAATGGGATTCCGGTTGTTAGCAATCAG GTACAACATTCAATTGTTGATATGCGTCCTCAACAGAAAATGGCAGAGCTTTGTCAGCTTACAGGAGTCAAACTTATAac GTATGGAACAGTAATGGGAGGGTTATTATCTGAAAAGTTCCTCGATACCAACTTAACGATACCTTTTGCTGGTCCTGCATTGAACACTCCTTCACTACAGAAGTACAAAAGG ATGGTTGACGCTTGGGGAGGGTGGAGTCTCTTCCAAGAGTTGCTCAGGACACTGAAAACTGTGGCCAACAAACATGGAGTCTCTATTCCAACAGTTGCTGTGAGATTTATACTGGATCAG CCAGCCGTGGCAGGATCAATGATAGGTGTTAGGCTCGGTCTGTCACAACACATTAAAGATGCCAATGCTGTGTTTTCTCTTGTTCTTGATGAAGATGACATTAGCAACATCCTACAAGTTACAAACAAGGGTAGAGATCTTCAAAAAGTTATTGGCGACTGCGGGGATGAATACAGGCGTGCTTAG
- the LOC129903199 gene encoding flagellar radial spoke protein 5-like isoform X2, with protein sequence MAELLNNSFSQFSLNSIKIKSFRATEARTLTPRPFRCLLAEDKQRAIVKYGKDSLDICRVVNGMWQTSGGWGRIERDSAVDAMLQYADAGLNTFDLADIYGPAEDLYGIFINRVRRERPPELLETVRGLTKWVPPPVKMTRSFVSESIDVSRRRMDVASLDMLQFHWWDYSNPGFLDALKHLTDLKGEGKIKTIALTNFDTERLRIILENGIPVVSNQVQHSIVDMRPQQKMAELCQLTGVKLITYGTVMGGLLSEKFLDTNLTIPFAGPALNTPSLQKYKRMVDAWGGWSLFQELLRTLKTVANKHGVSIPTVAVRFILDQPAVAGSMIGVRLGLSQHIKDANAVFSLVLDEDDISNILQVTNKGRDLQKVIGDCGDEYRRA encoded by the exons ATGGCAGAGCTCTTGAACAACAGTTTTAGTCAGTTTTCATTGAACTCGATCAAGATTAAGTCTTTTAGAGCAACTGAAGCAAGAACATTAACGCCAAGGCCATTCCGATGTTTGTTAGCTGAAGATAAGCAACGGGCTATAGTTAAGTATGGGAAAGATTCACTGGATATATGTAGAGTTGTCAATGGGATGTGGCAGACTAGTGGTGGTTGGGGAAGAATCGAACGAGACAGTGCAGTTGATGCTATGCTTCAATATGCTGATGCTGGACTTAACACTTTCGACTTGGCTGATATAT ATGGACCTGCTGAAGATCTTTATGGCATCTTCATTAACAGAGTACGCAGAGAGCGCCCACCAGAACTTCTAGAAACTGTGAGAGG TCTTACCAAATGGGTGCCACCACCGGTCAAGATGACCCGCAGTTTTGTCAGTGAGAGCATTGATGTTTCAAGAAGAAGGATGGATGTTGCATCCTTGGACATGCTTCAATTTCATTG GTGGGACTACTCTAATCCTGGTTTCTTAGACGCACTAAAGCACCTCACAGATCTCAAAGGCGAAG GCAAGATTAAGACCATTGCTTTGACTAATTTTGACACCGAGAGATTAAGGATAATTCTGGAAAATGGGATTCCGGTTGTTAGCAATCAG GTACAACATTCAATTGTTGATATGCGTCCTCAACAGAAAATGGCAGAGCTTTGTCAGCTTACAGGAGTCAAACTTATAac GTATGGAACAGTAATGGGAGGGTTATTATCTGAAAAGTTCCTCGATACCAACTTAACGATACCTTTTGCTGGTCCTGCATTGAACACTCCTTCACTACAGAAGTACAAAAGG ATGGTTGACGCTTGGGGAGGGTGGAGTCTCTTCCAAGAGTTGCTCAGGACACTGAAAACTGTGGCCAACAAACATGGAGTCTCTATTCCAACAGTTGCTGTGAGATTTATACTGGATCAG CCAGCCGTGGCAGGATCAATGATAGGTGTTAGGCTCGGTCTGTCACAACACATTAAAGATGCCAATGCTGTGTTTTCTCTTGTTCTTGATGAAGATGACATTAGCAACATCCTACAAGTTACAAACAAGGGTAGAGATCTTCAAAAAGTTATTGGCGACTGCGGGGATGAATACAGGCGTGCTTAG
- the LOC129903804 gene encoding agamous-like MADS-box protein AGL15, translating into MPRKRTRLATSYLDEGKRKKILNERLASLCKKAHDLSILCDVKVAIVSFNPGETEVFAWPSLDEAKAIVHDYLAFPNLERHPKKVVKHVDYLKDILKQREEDIRKLEEIAEEKEMENLFNQLFEGKKSFNEFNVREMKGLLKLIAVKRVKLEQRKIQLNEIVTNDNNAGEEKDGHP; encoded by the coding sequence ATGCCCAGAAAGAGAACACGTTTGGCCACTAGCTATCTCGAcgagggaaaaagaaaaaaaatcctaaatGAAAGATTGGCATCCCTGTGTAAGAAAGCACACGATCTTTCTATTCTATGTGATGTAAAAGTGGCTATAGTTTCTTTTAATCCCGGAGAAACCGAGGTGTTTGCTTGGCCGTCTTTAGACGAGGCTAAGGCCATAGTACATGATTATTTAGCTTTCCCAAATCTTGAAAGGCATCCCAAGAAGGTAGTTAAACATGTAGACTACCTTAAAGATATACTGAAACAACGGGAAGAAGATATCAGGAAATTAGAGGAAATCGCTGAGGAGAAAGAAATGGAGAACCTCTTCAATCAACTTTTCGAGGGAAAAAAATCCTTCAATGAATTTAATGTTAGAGAAATGAAGGGTTTGCTAAAGTTAATTGCTGTTAAGAGGGTTAAACTTGAACAGAGGAAGATACAACTCAATGAAATCGTTACTAATGACAACAATGCTGGAGAAGAGAAGGATGGACATCCTTAG